The Croceibacterium sp. TMG7-5b_MA50 genome segment GGGCTCCGGCGCTATCGCGGGCAGAGACAGATGGTCCCAGCCACCAGCTTCAAGCAACATCCCGGCCAGATCATACTGGTGCAGGCGCTGCATGACGGTGACGATCGCCCCGCGGCTCTTGTCATTGAGCCGGGAGGCCAAGGTGGAACCGAACCAGTCATTCACCCCGTCGCGTAACGTTTGCGAGTTGGCCTCCTTGGGATTGATCGGGTCATCCAGGATGATGATGTCGCCACCGCGCCCCGTCAGCGTGCCGCCCACCGAGGTTGCTAGCCGGCCCCCAATGCGGGTCGTCTCGAAATCATGCACCGCCGAGCGGTTGGACGCGATCACGGTCCCGGGGAATAGCGCCTTGTACCAACGGGTCTGTATCAGCGAACGGCAGTCGCGCGCGTGTTTCAGCGCCAGCTCCTGCGAATAGCTCACGCACACGAAGCTGAGCGTGGGGTCCCGACCCAGGCACCAAGCAACCCAAGCCACCGACACCATCACCGACTTCAGATTGCGCGGCGGCAGCGTAATCAGCAGCCGGCGCGAGACGCCGCGGTGAACCTGGTCAAGCTGGTGCGATATAGCATCATGGTGCCAGTTGCTGAGGAGATTGGCCCCGCCATGGATCTTGGGAAAAGCGCCGATCAGGAACGAGCCGAAGTCGCGGCGCTGTAGTTCCTCGATGAAGGCCTCGGCGTTGCCGATGCCGGGCGGGAGCGGGCTCATGCCCGCCTGTCCCCATCCGCGTCGTCGTGCTCGTCGCCTCCTGCCGCTGGCAACGGCTCGGCCGCATTGCCCTCGGCCGCGTGGCCGGTGAGGAACTGCTCCAGGATCAGGGCCTCCGTATCGGACAGGCGGCGCTCAGCGGGCCGCTCGTCTTCAAAGCCTTCTGCCTGGATGACGAGGGAGAGGAGCTTGTCGGCGGCCGCCACATTGCCCTTCGCCGCCTTGGCAGCGAGCGCCTTGATGATCAGGCGGCGCTTGCGCAGCCGCCGTGGCCGGCCGTTCTCCGTCACAGTCACATATTCATCGAGCTCGGACTTCAGCTCCGCCTTCAACCCTCGCGCTCCGCGGGGACGACCCTTGGGGTTGCCGGAAACGCCCGGCTGGAACCGGCTGTGCCGGGGCGGCTTGCCGTAGCCAACCTCGTAGCCGTCCTCGCGATCATCAGCCACGCGCCGCCTCCCCGCTGGCGCGGGCGGCCGCAACTTCCTCGAAGCTGCGCCCATCGGCATGCTGCGGCTGTAGCCCCGTCGCTTGCGTCAGCCGGCGGAGCGCCACATCGACATAGAGCGGATCGAGTTCGATCGCGGCACCGCGCCGCCGGGTCCGGTGCGCTGCAAGGAGCGTGGTCCCCGAGCCACTGAACGGGTCGAGGATCAGGTCACCGTGATTCGAGCAGTCAAGTATGGCATCGGCCACCAGCGCGACCGGCTTCACGGTGGGGTGATCAGCGAGGTCCTGCGCGCGGCCCTTGCGGAAGGTGTTGGCGCCGGCGACCTCCCACACATTGGTGCGGTACCGGCCCTTCTCACCGAGCCCGAAATTGTTGATGTGCTTGCCGGTCCCCGACTTGAACACGGATACGAGCTCATGGCGTGAACGGTAGAAGGTGCCCATGCCGGCATTGTTCTTGACCCAGACCACCAGCTGCTTGAACTCGGTATAGACACCGTCGCCAGCATCAAACACCTCGCGCAGGTGGCGCCAGTCCATGCAATGATAGTGGATCGAACCCGCTACGGAGAACCGGGCGCACAGGCGGAATACCACCCGCAGGAACCCAGTGAACTCGGCCGGGCTCATCTCGCCGGCCGCTTCGAGGAACTCGCGGTGCTGCACCGCGCCCAGCCCGGAGACGTGACCGGCGATCGGCACGTTATAGGGCGGATCGCTGAACACCATAGTGGCGCGTTCGTCCACGAGCAGCGCCTCGTAGCTGGCCGCATCCCGCGAGTTGCCGCAGTACAATCTGTGCTCACCGATCAACCACAGGTCGCCGGTGCGCGACACGGCCACGGCATCGGCCATGGGCAGTTCGACCGGCGGCTCGGGCTCGTCGGTCGTGACCCCGAGATCCAGATCGCCGAGCGAGAAGCCGGTAACATCGAGATCGTAGTCCTGTTCGAAGAGGAAAGTGAGCTCACCCTTGAGCGCCTCGTCATCCCAATCCGACAGCTCGGCCAGGCGATTGTCTGCCAGCGCAAAGGCTCGGCGATCGGCTTCGCTGACGAACCTGACGCGGATCACCGGCACCAGCTCGAGCCCGCGCAGGAGCGCTGCCTGTCGGCGGCCGACGCCCGCGGCGATAACGCCTTGGTCATCGATGATGATGGGGACGATAAAGCCGACCCGGTCGATTGCCCGCGCGATCTGCTCGATCTGCTTGCCGCTGTGCTTGCGGGCATGGGTCGACGCCACCTGCAGGGTGGCGGGATCGACCATCTCGATCCGGGGGTGGTTCAGGCCGTGCATGATCTGCTCCTCACAAGGGGAGCGAGCCAGTTACGGCACGGACGAAGGCAGCTTAAGAAGAATAAATCGGCGTTATCGGCACGAATTGCTCCACGCGGTAGCCTGGTCCGGGAACAGGCAGCCCGGTCTCAGGATCAATGCTGCCGCTTTCGAAGGGGAAGAAGTCCTCGAAGCGCTTGCCCTTCACCGCCCCGGTTGCGTGCGCATCCTTCACGATGTTCGCCATCGCTGTGAGCGTAGCGCGCTGGTCAACTGCGTGGAATATCTGCAGCAGCACTTGGTCTATCGGTGGGGCGAAGCCAGGCTCGTACGCACCATCCTTCACAATCCTGGCGCGCAGATCGCTCCCGCAAGTCTGTCGATAGAGCGCCATGAATGCGTGCAGATGCAAGCGAAGCAGGTAATTCGCTGGCCGGCCGCGTTGGGGCGCGAGCTCCTTCACCAGCTCGGACGCAGCTTGCCTGACATCTTCGCCCTCCAGTTTGGGAGCCAGAGGATCGCGGGCGCTGGCCAGCTGGAGCCCACGGTGGTTGATCGCCAGCTCGAGAGCGGGATTGATGCGCGTGCGTTTGGAGCGCCGCCGAGACCGCGGGTTCAGCTGTCGCTCTGCGTCTGCTAGCGACTCGTTGAAGGTGGGCCTGCCCTGCTGTGCCGTGAACGCAGCGGCGAAACTCCTCTGCAAATAGTGCAGGCGACCTCAGAACTGCGCCCCGAGGCGAGCCTCTCGCTGCTCCGGAGTCTCCGAGATTGCCGTGGCCGGCAAAACGGCCATCGTAATCACCTCCTCGTGCCAATTAAGTGTTGCTGTGAGCGGCTGCTAGCTGCCTGCTTTCTAATCCTAGATCCCTGTTAACCGGGCTAGGGAATTTGCCGTGAGAACCGCACTTTCTCGGGGATAGCGCCTCACCGTTGCGTCCAAACCTGGCCCGAAATCTCGACCTTCTCTGTTTGTACCCTGCAAAACAGCGATATGCATGCGAGACGGGTTCGCTCCAGACTGCAAGCCGCACCATGGAACATCGGACAGCCCTCACTTTGACCTGCACGCGGGCCACCGTCGTTTCGGCAGGCCGTAGGCTGAGCCACAGTGCCGCGCCACATCTTGCTTGTCCTAAACAGCTCGCGCGCTTGTGCTCATTCGTCCGCCATATTGCGCGCGCAAGTCAGGCTGCCACCAACCCTGCGATCGCCCGCTCGCCGGTGGCGTTGGGGAACAGTCCGGGCATCGCCTGCTCCGGTTCGATGCCATATGCCCCGGCAACGGCACCGGCTATCAGCGCATCGAGCCGCATGGTGGGCCTGAGATCGCGCTCCTCGTACAGCTGACCTGGCGCAAGGCCCGGCCAATCGGCCAGCACGCGCCCGCCGGCGACCCGCCCGCCCAACAGCATCGCCGCGCTTGCCGTACCGTGATCGGTGCCGCCGGTGCCGTTGACCGCCACCGTGCGGCCGAACTCCGTGGCGATCAGCACGATCGTGTCGGCCCATGCCGGACCAAGACCTTCGCGCAACGCCGCCACCAGCGCGTCCAGCCCGCGCAGATTGGCTGCCAACCGCCCCTTCTGCTGGGCATGGGTATCCCACCCGCCGGTCTCGATCATGGCGATCCGCGCGCCGTCCGCCGGCTGCAGCAGCCGCGCCGCCAGCGCGCCGGTCGCGGCGGCGTTGCGGCCATTGTCGCCCGCAAGATCGCCGGTCAGTTCGCGCGTGGACAGCGCCTCGCTCCACAGCCCGTGCAACTGGCTGTCGCCTTCGTACAGCATGGCGACACGCGCCAGCAGGTCGTCCGATGCATCAGGCAGCGCCGACGGGGCGTAGCTCGCCACCGGCTGCGGGCCACGCAGCGCCAGCGGAACCGTTGCGGTGATCGCGATCGCGCGCGCCTGTTCCTCCGGCAACAACGCCAGCATCCGGTTCAGCCAGCCGTCCTTCAACTGGTAGGCACTGGCCCCGCCGGTCTCCAGCACGTTCTGCCCGTCGAAGTGCGATCGTTCGCGGTAAGGACTCGCGACAGCCTGCGCCAGCAGCGCCTGTCCTTCGCCATACAGGGTGGACACGGTGCCGAGCGCCGGGTGCAGCGCGAACATGCCGTCCAGCTTCGGCGCCGCCAGCAACTCCTCCGCCAAGGCGCCGCGATGCCCGGCATAGGCCGGGTCACCAGTCGGGGCGACGATGTGCAGCCCGTCTGCGGCGCCCCGCTGTATGATGAATACGAAGCGCCGGTCGGTCGCCGCGCGGGCGAATGCCATGCGCGGCGCAACTCCCATGGCGAGTGCGGTGGCGCCGGCGCTGACGAGCATGGTTCTACGATCAAGGGTCGTGGGGATCATCGGACTATCTCCGCATCATCTCGGGCGCGACCAGCAGCAGCGCCACGGCCTGGCTGCCGCTTTCGGCGCGCGCGATCGCCTGCGCGGTGGCGGGCGAGAGGGCATCGGGGAACAGGCTGGCGGCGAGCGCGCGCGCATCCGGCTCACCGGCGCGGGAAGCCAGCCGCTCGGCCGCCTCCACCCGGCGCATGATCGCGTCCGGCCCGGCCCAGCTCGGTGCCAGATCGTCATATCCGACCGGCTGCCCCGGCCGCCAAACCGGCTGGCCCAGTTGCGTCATCAGCCCCGCCATCGCGCGCGGCTGCACCTCGCCGATACCCAGCGCGCGATGGGTGCCGATCGCCCATTCCCAAGGGTTGCGGAACTTGGCTGGCGCGGGTGTCCATGCTTCCGGACTGGCAACCAGCGCGCGGTATATCGTGGGCAGATCGCCCCCACTCGCCGTCCAAGCCGCCTCCAGCCGGTCCACCATTGGTCCGGGGGGCGTGTCGCCGGCGAAATGCCGCGCCAGCTTGGTGGCGAGATGACGGGCGGTGGCGGGGTGCGCGGCGAGGTCCGCCAGCACTGCCTGCCCCTGCTCCTCGCCACCGGCGGCATAGCCCTTGTCCATGATCGTGCGCCCGCCCGGCTGGTGGATTCGGCCGTCGAACATAAAGCTACCCGGCTCCGCTTCGCGCTGCCGCGCACCGCCACGGCGGGCCAGACCGCCAACCGTCCAGCCGGTCAGCGCGCGCGCCAGTTCGGTCACATCCGCCTGGGTATATCCGGTGCGCACGCCCAGCGTGTGCAATTCCATGATTTCGCGCGCGAGATTCTCGTTCAACCCACGCTGGCGCTGGCGTCCCGCCGCACGCTGCCCCGCCGGGCTGTCGGGACCGACGGACTGCGCCTGATCCAGATAGAGCAGCATCGCCGGGTGCCGCTCCACCGCATTCAGCATGTCGCCAAAGCGGCCCAGCAGATGCGGGCGCACCGCCTCGAACTCCAACGGGCCGGCGAGGCCGTTCAGCTCCAGCCGGTCGGCGGAGACCGCGAAGTGATTGGCCCAGAAATGCACCAGCCGCTCCGCAAACGGCGCGGGGCTGGTCAGGGCGGCATTGGTGCGCGCCGCGACGGCAGCCGCGTAATCGCCCCGCGCGTCCTGCGCCGCCTCCCGCCGCGCAGCCATCTGCGCGCTGCGATCATCGCCCGCCTGGCCGCGCAATTCACGCTGGCGGGAACGGAAGTCAGCAATGTTGCGTGCGGCATCGGCGCTGCCGGGCGCGGCGGCGATGGCCGGCGGGCGGGGGTCATAAAGGTCAAGCTGGTCGATCAGCCATTGGCGTGGATTAGCCGGCGGAGCCTGGCCCGGGATGGCACCCAGGCCGAAACGATTGAGGGCAATACTGGCCTCGCTCATGCGCGAACCTCCTTCCACCGCCCGGTCAAGCCAGATCGGCGTGCTGCTCTCCTTCCCGCTCTCCGTCTACGCCGCCCAATGTGAACCCAGCCTGCCGATGTCAGTAGACGACGACGCTGCGGATGCTTTCCCCCGCATGCATCAGGTCGAAGCCCTTGTTGATCTCCTCCAGCGTCAGAACGTGGGTGATCATCGAGTCGATCGCGATCTTGCCGTCCATGTACCAGTCGACGATCTTGGGCACGTCGGTCCGCCCCTTCGCGCCGCCGAACGCCGTGCCGCGCCAGTTGCGTCCGGTGACGAGCTGGAATGGCCGCGTCGCGATCTCCTTGCCCGCCTCGGCGACACCGATGACGATGCTGGTGCCCCAGCCGCGATGGCACGCCTCCAGCGCGGTGCGCATTACCTCGGTGTTGCCGGTGCAATCGAAGGTGTAGTCGGCCCCGCCATCCGTCAGCGCGACGACCTGCGCCACGACCTCGTCCCGGCTCATCCCTCTGGTGTTCAGGAAATGCGTCATGCCGAACTGCCGGCCCCACTCTTCGCGGTCGGGATTAATGTCGACGCCGACGATCATGTTCGCGCCCGCCAACCTAGCACCCTGAATGACGTTGAGGCCGATCCCGCCGAGGCCGAACACCACCACGTTGTCGCCCACCTGCACCTTGGCGGTGTTGACCACGGCGCCGACGCCCGTGGTGACGCCGCAGCCGATGTAGCAGCTGGTCTGGAACGGTGCGTCCGTGCGGATCTTCGCCACGGCGATCTCCGGCAGCACGGTGAAGTTGCTGAAGGTCGAACAGCCCATGTAGTGGAAGATCGGCTGCCCCTTGTGGCTGAAGCGCGTCGTCCCATCCGGCATCAGCCCCCGCCCTTGCGTCGCGCGGATCGCGGTACACAGGTTCGTCTTGCCCGACAGGCACGACTTACACTGCCGGCATTCGGGGGTGTACAGCGGGATCACATGGTCGCCCGGAACCACGCTGGTCACGCCCGCCCCGACCTCGCGCACGATGCCGGCGCCTTCGTGGCCCAGCACCGACGGGAAGATGCCCTCGCTGTCGAGACCGTCCAGCGTGTAGGCATCGGTATGGCAGATACCGGTCGCCATGATCTCCACCAGCACCTCGCCGGCCTTGGGACCTTCCAGATCCAGCTCGACGATCTCCAGCGGCTGCTTGGGCGCAAAGGCGACGGCGGCACGGGTCTTCATGGGGCAGGTCCTTCCAAAGTGCTGCCCCGCGGGTACCCCCGCGCCGCGCCCCTCGCAAGCACGTCACCCGGACACTTGTGCCGCGCCCGCCGTTTACCCTGCCGACACAGATAGTTGGCGGAGCGAGAGATGCAGGATTACGAGACCACGCGCCGCACGGTGCTGGGCGGCACGGTGCTGGGGCTGGCGGCGGGCGCGATGGGTGCGGGCCCGGCTGCGGCGCAGGAAGGCGGCGCACCGGGGTCGGGCGGGGCCGGGCAGCGCCGGCTGCGGGATCCCCGCAACGCCTATACCCGCGAACCCTTCCCCGAACAGAAGCAGGAGTGGCCCGGCCTGGCCAGCCAGATGACGCCCCGCCCCGATCATGGGGAGACCAGCTATCGCGGTTCGGGCAAGCTGACGGGGCGCCGCGCGCTGATCACCGGCGGCGACAGCGGCATCGGCCGGGCCGCCGCCATCGCTTTCGCCCGCGAAGGGGCAGACGTCGCCATCAACTACTACCCGACGGAGGAGCCCGATGCGCAGGAGGTCAAGCAGCTGATCGAGCAGGCGGGCCGCAAGGCGGTGCTGCTGCCCGCCGACATCCGCACGCTGGCCGCATGCGAGCAGACGGTGGCCAAGGCGATCGAGGCGCTGGGCGGGCTCGACATCCTGGTAAACAACGCCGCCTACCAGCAAAGCAAGGCCGACATCCTGGAGATCAGCGACGAGCAGTTCGTCCGCACCTACGAGACGAACATCTTCCACACCTTCCGCTTCAGCAAGGCGGCGATCCCGTCCATGCCGCCCGGTGCCGTCATCATCAACACGATCAGCCAGAACTCCTACGACCCGGAAGAGGAGATGATCGATTATGCCAGTACCAAGGCGGCGATCCAGAACCTGACGCGCGGCATGGCCAAGCAATTGGCGAAGAAGGGCATCCGGGTGAACGCGGTCAGCCCCGGCCCTATCTGGACCCCGCTGCAGGTCGCGGGCGGGCAGCTGCCGGGAACGATGGGCGAGTTCGGGCAGGACACGCCGCTGGGCCGCGCGGGGCAGCCGGCCGAACTGGGCGCGCTGTATGTCGCGCTGGCCAGCGACGAGACGACCTTCTCCACCGGCACCGCCGTCGGCGCGCACGGGGGCAGCGGCAACCCTTGAGCCCGGGCGGCGCAGGATGCATGGGCGATCCCGTTGTTGAAGGGGATTGCCCATGACCGCCGAACCCGCATTGCTGCTGATCGATGCCGGCGGCACCATCGCCTCCGTGCCGGACGACCACGGCGTGCTGGTCGGCCGCGAAGGCAGCGCCGGCCTCACCGCCGCGCTGCCGCCGGTGCCGTATCGGCTGACGGAGCGGCAGGCCTATGCCGGCCTCAGCGAGGACATGGCCTTGGCCGACGCGCTGCGGATCGCCGACATGGTCGCCGTGGCGGAACGGGAGGGCCTGGCTGGCGTGGTGGTGGCGCACGGCACCGACACGATGGAGGATGTCGCCTTCCTCATCGACCTGCTGCATCCCGGCGCGATCCCGGTGGTGTTCACCGGCGCGCAGCGGGCGCCCGGTGCGCCCGGGGCGGACGGGATGGCCAACCTGCTGGATGCCCTCGCCGTGGCGGCGCATCCGGCGGCGCGCGGCATCGGCAGCGCGATCGTGTTCGGAGGGCGCATCCTGTCCGCGCCCGTTGCCATGAAGCTGGACAGCAGTGGGCCGGAGGCGTTCGGCCCGCAAGGCGCCGCCATCGGCCGGGTGGACGAATATGGCGTCCGGCTGGAACTGCTGCCCCGCCGCCGTCCGCCCTTCGATCCGGTCACGCCCGAACCGGAGGTGGAGATCGTCGCCCTGGGCCTTGGCAGCGGCGGGCGGCAGGTGGACCTGCTCGTGCAGGCGGGCGTGCGCGGCATCGTCGTGCAGGGCTTCGGGCGGGGCAACGTACCCGGCGAAGTGCTGCCCGCGCTAGAACGCGCCAAAGCGGCGGGCGTGCTGCTGGGCATTGCCACCCATTGCATCGGCGGCGGCACCGCGCCGTCCTATGCCTCCGGCGCCGCGCTGGCCCGACTGGGCGCGGTACCCGCCGGGCTGCTCAGCGCCCGCAAGCTGCGGCTGCTGCTGGCCGTGGCGCTGGGCGATGGACGCCCGGCTGCCGAGGCGGAGCGGCTGGCGCGTGATTGGCTGGCGCCGCAGGCCTAGCCCGTCCGCAGGCCCAGGAAGCGGCTGGCCCGGGCGGACCGGCGCAGCACGCTTTGTTCCAGCGCCACCAGCACCGCCAGGCTTATCCCGAACAGCGGCACCACGAAGCCGAGCAGCACCGTCAGCGCCACCAGCGCCCAGCTATGGCGCAGCTGCCCCTGCGGCGGCGGCGCGCCCAGTCTGCCGGTGGGCCGCCGCCGCCACCACAGGACGAGGCCGGCCACCGCCATGAGTGACAGGCCGGCTACCACCGCCAGGCCCAGCAACTGGTTGGCCCAGCCGAACAGCGCGCCTTCATGGATGGCGATGCCATAGCCGACCGCGCGGTCGATCGGGTGCCGGTCGGCGAAATCGAGCCTGCCGACGACCTGCCCGGCGGTGCCGTCCACCTCCACCGCGTCACGCAAGGGGCGATTGACGGAATTGCTGGCCGCCCGCCAGATCATGCTGCCGGCCTCCGCCGGGGGAGTGACATGGACGGGGCCGGCGAGATCCAGCCCGGCCACCGCCGGCACCACCTGGTCGAGCTGCGCCAGCGCTGCGGGCGCGGCAGGCTGCACCATCCCGTGATGCGCGTGATCGTCCGCCCGTGCGCCACGCGCCGCGCGGTCCAGCGCGGCGCGGCTGGCGGCCTCCGCCGCGGAGCCTTGCGACCAGTCCACCGGCCCGGCGCTCTGTCCCGTGACCTGCCGCACATGTGCTAGGTAATCGCTCCAGCTCAGCGCCCAGGGCAGGCCCGACAGGATCAGGAACGCGGCGGCGAGTGACAGCCAGACGCCCGTCACCGCGTGCAGGTCGCGCCACACGATCCGCCCGCGTGCGGTCAGCCGGGGCCACAGCACGCCGGCCCAGCCCTTGCGCCCGCGCGGCCACCACAGGAACAGGCCGGACAGCAGCAGAATCACCGTCCAGCTCGCCGCCAGTTCCACCAGAGCGGAGCCG includes the following:
- a CDS encoding DUF1800 domain-containing protein — its product is MSEASIALNRFGLGAIPGQAPPANPRQWLIDQLDLYDPRPPAIAAAPGSADAARNIADFRSRQRELRGQAGDDRSAQMAARREAAQDARGDYAAAVAARTNAALTSPAPFAERLVHFWANHFAVSADRLELNGLAGPLEFEAVRPHLLGRFGDMLNAVERHPAMLLYLDQAQSVGPDSPAGQRAAGRQRQRGLNENLAREIMELHTLGVRTGYTQADVTELARALTGWTVGGLARRGGARQREAEPGSFMFDGRIHQPGGRTIMDKGYAAGGEEQGQAVLADLAAHPATARHLATKLARHFAGDTPPGPMVDRLEAAWTASGGDLPTIYRALVASPEAWTPAPAKFRNPWEWAIGTHRALGIGEVQPRAMAGLMTQLGQPVWRPGQPVGYDDLAPSWAGPDAIMRRVEAAERLASRAGEPDARALAASLFPDALSPATAQAIARAESGSQAVALLLVAPEMMRR
- a CDS encoding DUF1501 domain-containing protein, with the protein product MIPTTLDRRTMLVSAGATALAMGVAPRMAFARAATDRRFVFIIQRGAADGLHIVAPTGDPAYAGHRGALAEELLAAPKLDGMFALHPALGTVSTLYGEGQALLAQAVASPYRERSHFDGQNVLETGGASAYQLKDGWLNRMLALLPEEQARAIAITATVPLALRGPQPVASYAPSALPDASDDLLARVAMLYEGDSQLHGLWSEALSTRELTGDLAGDNGRNAAATGALAARLLQPADGARIAMIETGGWDTHAQQKGRLAANLRGLDALVAALREGLGPAWADTIVLIATEFGRTVAVNGTGGTDHGTASAAMLLGGRVAGGRVLADWPGLAPGQLYEERDLRPTMRLDALIAGAVAGAYGIEPEQAMPGLFPNATGERAIAGLVAA
- a CDS encoding SDR family oxidoreductase; translated protein: MQDYETTRRTVLGGTVLGLAAGAMGAGPAAAQEGGAPGSGGAGQRRLRDPRNAYTREPFPEQKQEWPGLASQMTPRPDHGETSYRGSGKLTGRRALITGGDSGIGRAAAIAFAREGADVAINYYPTEEPDAQEVKQLIEQAGRKAVLLPADIRTLAACEQTVAKAIEALGGLDILVNNAAYQQSKADILEISDEQFVRTYETNIFHTFRFSKAAIPSMPPGAVIINTISQNSYDPEEEMIDYASTKAAIQNLTRGMAKQLAKKGIRVNAVSPGPIWTPLQVAGGQLPGTMGEFGQDTPLGRAGQPAELGALYVALASDETTFSTGTAVGAHGGSGNP
- a CDS encoding PepSY domain-containing protein, which gives rise to MDRFLMSSPSERAPMRAERWYATVWRWHFYAGLFAAPFILWLSATGAIYLFKPQIEAWLDRPYDTLRLEGPRLPPSELALRAEGAVPGSVLHSFILPDEPDDAQRVIVGVGAVETRVYLHPATGAVLYRVAEEARLMRFIARLHGELKAGRPGSALVELAASWTVILLLSGLFLWWPRGRKGWAGVLWPRLTARGRIVWRDLHAVTGVWLSLAAAFLILSGLPWALSWSDYLAHVRQVTGQSAGPVDWSQGSAAEAASRAALDRAARGARADDHAHHGMVQPAAPAALAQLDQVVPAVAGLDLAGPVHVTPPAEAGSMIWRAASNSVNRPLRDAVEVDGTAGQVVGRLDFADRHPIDRAVGYGIAIHEGALFGWANQLLGLAVVAGLSLMAVAGLVLWWRRRPTGRLGAPPPQGQLRHSWALVALTVLLGFVVPLFGISLAVLVALEQSVLRRSARASRFLGLRTG
- a CDS encoding DNA methyltransferase codes for the protein MHGLNHPRIEMVDPATLQVASTHARKHSGKQIEQIARAIDRVGFIVPIIIDDQGVIAAGVGRRQAALLRGLELVPVIRVRFVSEADRRAFALADNRLAELSDWDDEALKGELTFLFEQDYDLDVTGFSLGDLDLGVTTDEPEPPVELPMADAVAVSRTGDLWLIGEHRLYCGNSRDAASYEALLVDERATMVFSDPPYNVPIAGHVSGLGAVQHREFLEAAGEMSPAEFTGFLRVVFRLCARFSVAGSIHYHCMDWRHLREVFDAGDGVYTEFKQLVVWVKNNAGMGTFYRSRHELVSVFKSGTGKHINNFGLGEKGRYRTNVWEVAGANTFRKGRAQDLADHPTVKPVALVADAILDCSNHGDLILDPFSGSGTTLLAAHRTRRRGAAIELDPLYVDVALRRLTQATGLQPQHADGRSFEEVAAARASGEAARG
- a CDS encoding asparaginase, whose amino-acid sequence is MTAEPALLLIDAGGTIASVPDDHGVLVGREGSAGLTAALPPVPYRLTERQAYAGLSEDMALADALRIADMVAVAEREGLAGVVVAHGTDTMEDVAFLIDLLHPGAIPVVFTGAQRAPGAPGADGMANLLDALAVAAHPAARGIGSAIVFGGRILSAPVAMKLDSSGPEAFGPQGAAIGRVDEYGVRLELLPRRRPPFDPVTPEPEVEIVALGLGSGGRQVDLLVQAGVRGIVVQGFGRGNVPGEVLPALERAKAAGVLLGIATHCIGGGTAPSYASGAALARLGAVPAGLLSARKLRLLLAVALGDGRPAAEAERLARDWLAPQA
- a CDS encoding S-(hydroxymethyl)glutathione dehydrogenase/class III alcohol dehydrogenase, producing the protein MKTRAAVAFAPKQPLEIVELDLEGPKAGEVLVEIMATGICHTDAYTLDGLDSEGIFPSVLGHEGAGIVREVGAGVTSVVPGDHVIPLYTPECRQCKSCLSGKTNLCTAIRATQGRGLMPDGTTRFSHKGQPIFHYMGCSTFSNFTVLPEIAVAKIRTDAPFQTSCYIGCGVTTGVGAVVNTAKVQVGDNVVVFGLGGIGLNVIQGARLAGANMIVGVDINPDREEWGRQFGMTHFLNTRGMSRDEVVAQVVALTDGGADYTFDCTGNTEVMRTALEACHRGWGTSIVIGVAEAGKEIATRPFQLVTGRNWRGTAFGGAKGRTDVPKIVDWYMDGKIAIDSMITHVLTLEEINKGFDLMHAGESIRSVVVY
- a CDS encoding DUF5681 domain-containing protein, whose amino-acid sequence is MADDREDGYEVGYGKPPRHSRFQPGVSGNPKGRPRGARGLKAELKSELDEYVTVTENGRPRRLRKRRLIIKALAAKAAKGNVAAADKLLSLVIQAEGFEDERPAERRLSDTEALILEQFLTGHAAEGNAAEPLPAAGGDEHDDADGDRRA